GCCGATTTCAACGTGATGCCCTTGATGGTCCGCGTGACCGGCACTTCGCTGCCGACGCCCGCGTCGGCGAGCGCCTTCTTGTCTAACTGGATCTCGATGTTGTGGCGATTCTTGAGATAGTCGATCACGTCGGAAAGCGGCTGCTCGGCGAAGTCGAGCTCGGTCTTGTCGTCCAGCGCCGCCAGAATTTTGACCTCGCTCGGCCCGTTCTCCTTCAAATCGACCGCCTTGAACTTTTTGCGGCGCTCGGTGATCAACTGCCATACTTCGGGGCCGGGATAGACGATCGGCGGATCGTCGGGAAACGGCACGTGCGACAGCTCCACCTGCAACAAGTTGTCGGTGAAACCTTTGTAGCGCATGTCGCGCGCCGCGTTGATCGAAGCCGTATAGCCCACCGTGCGGGCGGAAAGCTCGGCGACGCGTAGACCGGACGTGCCCGGTTCGACGTCTTCGGCGATGACGGCCAGGGCTTCCGCGTCGCGATAGCGTTCTTCGTCCATCAGGGCCTCGAACCGCGACATGAGCTGATCGATCTTTTGCTCCTGCACGAAGAGCTGGCGATTGGCCCGTTCGCGCGACTCGCCGGCGGCGTCGGCCTGCTGCCGTTGCAAATCGCGCTCGATTTTGTCGTTCGACATGCGGCTGGCTGCCCGCAAACCGCCTTCAATCCTCTCCATCATTTGCGAGCGGACTTCAGGACGGAGCTCGGCCGACTGCGACACTTTTTCCAACAGCAGCTTCAACTGGTTGCACGAGAGCTCGGGGTCGTTGCTCATCGTGGCGCTCGCCTGGCTGAGCGTGTCCTTCACTTCGGCCTGCAAGAAGCCTTCGACAATGCCCCGTTGCCGTTCCAGATTGTCGAGCAGGGCGCCGTCGGCGGCACCGTTCTCCGCGGCGGGCGGTGCGGCGGAAGCGGTGTCGCGGGCCATGCGCAAGTCGTCAGCGGCCGATGCCCCTCGGCGTGCCGTGGCCGCGTGAAGCAGATTGGCCTCGGCGTTGGCGGGATCGAGGCGTTCGGCTTCGTGGGCAAGCTGCTCGGCCTCGTCCGTGCGGCCCATGGCCAGGGCCTGTTCTCCAAGCCGGGCCAACTGCTGCGCTCCGAAAGTGACCAGCCGGCGCAGCTCGTTCAGGCCGGCGCTGCCCACCGTCGGCAGGGCCACGCCGCCGGTCAGCGCCGCCAGTTCCACCACCTGGCCCAGATACGCGTTTTCGGCCAGGGGCCGTTCGGGCACGGCCTGCCATGTGAGCGTTACCGGCTTGCCCGCCAGCTCGGCTGCTACGTTGAGGGAAAGCGGCTGGCCAGCTTCGGCCGCCTTCGGATCGAGCGTTCCCAGCAGCAGGCTGTCGCGGTCGAACCGCAGGGGCGGCATGCGGCGCGGAAAGATGTCTTTGAAGGCCGCGGGCCATTTCGTGCCGGTCGGCCAAATGACGGCGGCCCGCGCCATCGCCGCCAGCAAGCTGCCGACCTGGCGGTCCGCGGCGCGAACGTCATCGGCAATCAGCATGCCGCCGGTCTGGTTCGCCAAAGCGCCGAGCAGCCCGCCTTCGACCACGGGCCCGATGGCATAGCTGGTACACGCGACGCGGCGATCCGCACATTGGCCGACGATGCGCGCCAGCGCTTCGACCGGCACGGGACCGGCGGTGCTGAGGCCGTCGCCGAGATAGACAACCGACCTCGCACTTCGCGCGTCGTTCGGGCCAGGCCATGTGGCCAGCGCCGCCTCCAGCGCTTCGCGCATATCGGTCGAGCCGAGCGGCACGCGACGCTCGAGCGCAGACAGGGCCTGACGCAAAGCGTCGCCGTTGGGCGGCACGAAGGTTGGCGTCAGTCGCGCGGCGGTCACGTCGACTGCCAGCAGCATCACGCGGTCGTCGGCGGCCAGCCCGGCCAGCATGGCCCGCAGCACGCCGAGCGCTTTCGTGCGGTACGCACCAACCTGGCTGGCCGACGTATCGAACAGCACCACGACGTCGTGCGGCTGCGTCTTCGGCTGCGCCAACTGGGGCGAAAGTTTGATTGCAAAATAAGCTGGCCCATCGGGTTTGACGTAGGTCTCAAAAACGATTCCCGGCGTCGGCGAGCCGTTGGATTCTACGGCGAACGTGCCTTGCAAGCTGTCTTGGTGCAAACTCACACCGAGCACCAGGCAGGCCCACCATGCCGATCGCGACCAACAAACCTTGGACATGCGTTGCTCCCGAAAAAGAGGACTTCCACCACGCGCGGCCAGTTCGCTCGGCTGTCGTGCGTTGACGAAGTCCACCGAGCCAATGGGTAATATGCGTCGTCTGGACAACATGCGTTATTCTAACCGGCTGACTCACGTTATGCCAGCAAAAAGGGGCTGTCTCGCTGTTTTTGGGGCAGTGCCCGAAAGTCGGCGTCATCCGTTACAATGCGGACGATCTCATCAAGCGTTACTTCCGCGATATAGGACACCGGTTCCGATGGATGAAGCGAGCCACCTTCTCGAAGGTATCAGGACCACGATGGAGCGAATACAACTGCTTGGGCAGCGTGCAGCCGCAATTCAAGCGAAAAGCGACGAGCTACGAGAAAAGCAGGAAGCGCTGGTCGCCGAGCACGAATCGCTGCTGGCCGACAAAGCGGCGCTCGAGCGTGAGACCGCGGAAGCCGTGGCCGCGTTTACGGGGCTAAAAGCTCAAGTCGAGGCACTCGCTCAGGCCCGCGGCGGAGCGTAGCTTCGGATTTCGTCTTGACGCGGCGCCGGCCGTAACGTTTAATTGTCTCAGCGAATGCGAGAGCGCCGTGAGGCTTTCCGCCCGGCGTGCTGAAAAACAGCTTCTTCCGCTGCGGTAACCCTTGCGAGTCCCAGGCTTCGGCAAGGTTACTTTGCTCTTCGCCCCCCCCGCCCCAGTTCGGCCCCGTAAATTCGGCAATGAGCCGAACGGGCCCGCGTTTCCAGCCACACCGGATCATTCGGCCGGCCGTAGCTGACTTCACTTTGAGGAACTAATGACTCAGTTTTCCGATCTCGGCCTCGCCGAGCACCTTCTTCGCGCTGTCCGCGACGAAGGCTACCACACTCCCACCCCCATTCAGGCCCAGGCCATCGGTCCCGTGCGCGAAGGCCGCGACCTGATCGGCTGCGCCCAGACCGGCACCGGCAAAACCGCCGCCTTTGCCCTGCCGTTGCTGCACCGTCTGGCCCAGAAGCCATCGAACGTCAACGGCCGCGGCCGCAAAATTCGCGTGCTCGTGCTGGCCCCCACCCGCGAGCTCTCCAGCCAAATCGGCGAAAGCTTCAACACCTATGGCCGTCATCTGCATCTGCGCTGTTCGTTGGTGTATGGCGGCGTCAGCCAGAACCCGCAAGTGCGGGCGCTCAACCAGGGGGTCGATATCCTGGTGGCCACGCCCGGCCGGCTGCTCGACCTGATGAACCAGGGGTTTGTCGACCTCTCGAAGGTCGAGTCGCTCGTGCTCGACGAGGCCGATCAGATGCTCGACATGGGGTTCATTCACGACCTGCGTCGGATCGTGGCCAAGGTGCCCGCCAGCCGGCAGACTCTCTTGTTTTCGGCCACGATGCCGCCGGAAATCCGGCAGCTCGCCGCAAGCTGGCTGCGCGACCCGGTGACGGTGCAGGTGGCCGCCGTGTCGGCCCCGGCCGAGCGGATCAGCCAGTCGGTGTACCTGGTCGATCAGCGGCACAAGCCGCACCTGCTCGTGCATTGGCTCAAGAGCAGCGGCTCGGCGCGCACGCTGGTGTTCACGCGCACCAAGCACGGCGCCGACAAGGTCGTTCGGCACCTGGCGAAATCGGGCATTCGCGCGGA
This genomic interval from Pirellulales bacterium contains the following:
- a CDS encoding DEAD/DEAH box helicase; translation: MTQFSDLGLAEHLLRAVRDEGYHTPTPIQAQAIGPVREGRDLIGCAQTGTGKTAAFALPLLHRLAQKPSNVNGRGRKIRVLVLAPTRELSSQIGESFNTYGRHLHLRCSLVYGGVSQNPQVRALNQGVDILVATPGRLLDLMNQGFVDLSKVESLVLDEADQMLDMGFIHDLRRIVAKVPASRQTLLFSATMPPEIRQLAASWLRDPVTVQVAAVSAPAERISQSVYLVDQRHKPHLLVHWLKSSGSARTLVFTRTKHGADKVVRHLAKSGIRAEAIHGNKSQSARERALRLFKSQQPPVLVATDIASRGLDIDDVSHVVNFDMPLVAEAYVHRIGRTARAGASGEAVSFCDRAERSQLKAIERLIRQSLRIEKDQPQYPTRAEPVIRAPEPAESRGRDQRRGFGKRRSQESVTAATPSSSGQRRRRNRPRISP